The segment CAAGAATGCCCTTTACAACATGAGATCTAGCTATTACTTTTGGTTAATTTTCATTGATAAATCTTATACTAAGGCGTCTAACTATTCAACGACCAGCTTGGAAATCTCTCAAGAGTTGCAGAGATTGACGATACAGATTCAGATCCATTCCATCCATATTTCGTCCAACTCGTGCCTTCAGAATTGCCTGTAATCAGAAATCAACTTTGTATATCACACATCATAATTTATAAGTAACATCCCTAGCCACAGTAGCTGATGCTCCTCCTCTTACTGTTTAAGACAAAAAACAACAACTAATTGGCTTATATACACAGACACTAAAACAACAATGTCAAAGTGATCTAATTGTCAAGTCATATTCTATAATTATGGTTATTTCTTTTATGACTGAGAAGTTCATCTGGAGTCCACCCTTTGGGCCGGCCAGACATACCCTTCAAAACTCAGGGATGATGACACCGTCTCTCTACCCCTTCTCCACTTAAACAATGGACTTAGTTTGCTTGGTGTTGGCTCAAACTTGTGACCTAAGACACTAGTTCCTCAACCTTTGCTAATTTTCTCAGTGCATCACAAAgatgagtttttcttttttgatgtaACAGCACcattattaaattcaaattttgtgcTCCTTTTTCTTGGAGAGGGAAGTGGGTAATAATCTAGATATTAGAATGGTGCAATATAAAGACTAAATGCACGTATCCAGACCATAAGCAAGTAAAGCAGCTTGTGCCACAATAtgaatattcaatatttaaggTATCATACCTTCTTGTCGGGTTCAAGAAGCAGTTCTCCAATGAACTGGAAGGTGGAACCAATGCGAAGATTGATATTCAAGAGTTGTGTGTCAACTTTTAATGATGCATTTCTATCAACAATCACAGCAACAGCAGTCTCCACATCATAATCTTGGAGCCTAGAGGGAACACAAAGAATAGTCAAGTCTTGAGTTTCAATTTCCTTCCTTATGCTTGACGAGCAAGTTCTTGAACCAACTCATGAAAACCAAAGTATGATCAATGCACACTCATTTCATTAGTAACAATTACTTTTTTAGCGCACTAGTTCCATAGGTAACAACAATGTAACGCGTAAAATTAAGTTGGAATGGGGTTTGTATAATCTCCAAGCTTGTTACAAACAAGCACTACCCTAAATGGCCGGACTAAAGGTTAACCCTTTACCTGCCATAAAGAATTATCAAGACTGACATTTATCACAAGTATATCACACATATAATATTCTCTTCAAACTCAACTAAATAAGAAGCTATTTGAAATGAGCTTCATTTGTCTTAGACAAAATTTCGCTTGCTCATTATTCTCATGAACAACTACATAGTTTTTCCAGTTCAAATGTATTGGTGATTGTCAATAAAAAGACTAAAGCAGATGGGAAAAAGTCAAGGCAGGAAAACTAGTTACATTATCAAAAAGTGATTACTCACTTTCCAGTTACACGGAGAGAGATCCCATGCTTAAAGTGTTGGGAAGTTGGAACTAGCTCTTC is part of the Solanum lycopersicum chromosome 1, SLM_r2.1 genome and harbors:
- the LOC101265674 gene encoding CST complex subunit TEN1: MATIASGALVNLEELVPTSQHFKHGISLRVTGKLQDYDVETAVAVIVDRNASLKVDTQLLNINLRIGSTFQFIGELLLEPDKKAILKARVGRNMDGMDLNLYRQSLQLLRDFQAGR